The DNA region GATCAGCCCCGCGACGTCCTGGTCGCCGCGGTCCGGCGCGCCGTCGCCGACGCGCGCGAAGCATCCAAGACCGCGCCGCGGAACGACGCCGATTGGGTCGCAGCCATAGCGCGTGCCATCTCGGACGCCACGACCCCGACGCTCCGCCGCTGCATCAACGCGACCGGGGTCGTGATCCACACCAACCTCGGCCGCGCCCCGCTGGCCGATGTCGCGGTCGAGGCCATCACCGCGGCGGCGCAGGGCTACAGCACGCTCGAGTACGACGTGGGCCGCGGCCGCCGCGGCAGCCGGCACATCCACTGCGCCGACCTCCTCGTCGAGCTCACCGGTGCAGCGGCCGCGATGGTCGTGAACAACGCCGCGTCCGCGCTCCTGCTCGTGCTCGCCGCGGCGGCCGAGGGCGGCGAGGTCGTCGTCTCGCGCGGGGAGTTGATAGAGATCGGCGGCGGGTTCCGCATTCCGGAGATCATGGAGAAGAGCGGCGCGCGGCTGGTGGAAGTCGGAACGACGAACCGGACCCGGCTGGGAGACTATGAGCGCGCGCTCGGCCGCCCCGGCGCCGCGCGCGCTTCGGTCGCGGCCATTCTGAAGGTCCATCGGTCGAACTTCGCCATGATCGGGTTCACGGAAGACACGCCTGTCGATGAGCTCGTGGCGCTCGGCCGCCGGAAGAAGAAGCCGGTCCTGTACGACCTGGGCGGGGGCCTGATGGCGGATCTCTCGAATGTCGGACTCACCGGCGAGCCGACCCTGCGCGAGGCGGTGCAGAGCGGCGCCACCGCCCTTGTCGCCTCGGGCGACAAGCTGCTGGGAGGCCCGCAGGCGGGGCTGCTCGTTGGCTCGGCGTCCTTGCTCGAGCGCTGCCGGGCGCACCCGCTGGCGCGCGCCGTCCGAGCCGACAAGCTCACCTTGGCTGGTCTTGCCGCGACCCTGACGCTGTACCGCGATCCGGTCCGGGCGCGCCGCGAGGTGCCGGTGCTACGGATGCTCACGGTCGGCCGGGCCGAGCTCATGGAACGAGCGACGGCACTTCTTCCACGGCTGCCTGCCGGCGCCAACGCCGAGGTGGTCTCGACCCGCGCGGCGGTCGGGGGCGGGGCGTTCCCGGGCGTCGAGTTGGAGAGTGCCGGTGTGGCGCTCGCCTCCGCCGACGCCGGCGCGCTGGCCGCGCGGCTCCGGCGGCGCGAGACGCCTGTGGTCGGGGTCGTGGGCCGCGGGCGGGTCACGCTCGACCTCCGTACCGTACGCCCGGACGAGGAGCCTGAGCTGGCGCGCGCCCTGGCCGAAGCGATCGGGTGACCCGGATGCGCGGCGCCGTATTCCTCGATCGTGACGGGACCATCATCCATGACCCCGGCTACCTCGACGACGCGGGCCGGGTCGCCCTGCTGCCGAACGCCGCGGAGGGGCTCGGCGAGATGACCCGCGCGGGGTGGCCGCTGGTCATCGTCAGCAACCAGTCGGGGATCGCGCGCGGGCTATATGGCCCCGATTCCTTCGCAACGATCAACCGCCGCATCGAGGAGCTGCTCGCGCCGGAGCGGGTGCGGTTCCTCGCGGCCTACTTCTGCCCCCATCTGCCCGCGATCAGCGGCGCATGCCGATGCCGGAAGCCGGGCGTCGAGTTGTTCGAGCGCGCTGCCGGCGAGCACAACCTCGACCTCGCGAGGTCATGGTTCGTCGGCGACCGCGCCCGCGACGTGG from Gemmatimonadales bacterium includes:
- the selA gene encoding L-seryl-tRNA(Sec) selenium transferase, whose product is MTDLRRTLPSVDRLLRAPAIAALGADQPRDVLVAAVRRAVADAREASKTAPRNDADWVAAIARAISDATTPTLRRCINATGVVIHTNLGRAPLADVAVEAITAAAQGYSTLEYDVGRGRRGSRHIHCADLLVELTGAAAAMVVNNAASALLLVLAAAAEGGEVVVSRGELIEIGGGFRIPEIMEKSGARLVEVGTTNRTRLGDYERALGRPGAARASVAAILKVHRSNFAMIGFTEDTPVDELVALGRRKKKPVLYDLGGGLMADLSNVGLTGEPTLREAVQSGATALVASGDKLLGGPQAGLLVGSASLLERCRAHPLARAVRADKLTLAGLAATLTLYRDPVRARREVPVLRMLTVGRAELMERATALLPRLPAGANAEVVSTRAAVGGGAFPGVELESAGVALASADAGALAARLRRRETPVVGVVGRGRVTLDLRTVRPDEEPELARALAEAIG
- a CDS encoding HAD family hydrolase; translation: MRGAVFLDRDGTIIHDPGYLDDAGRVALLPNAAEGLGEMTRAGWPLVIVSNQSGIARGLYGPDSFATINRRIEELLAPERVRFLAAYFCPHLPAISGACRCRKPGVELFERAAGEHNLDLARSWFVGDRARDVEPALTLGGRGLLVAHEDRAEDVQRAAGLGVARAADLLAAASIIGALGP